A stretch of Clostridium sp. BJN0001 DNA encodes these proteins:
- a CDS encoding GntR family transcriptional regulator has product MKVAIDRRISIPLYKQVADYFEKLIKNGIFKEGEKLPTETELAYENDLSKGTVKKAYDFLENMYYVKRVRGSGTFVIRKSQTFDMNQANQMAADTFSKLSFMDMKDVYKIIKKELSKKFDVSSIVNVVLINSYPEIKDIILKQLEKIRYARITLISEDEIKYLKKASYDSYDIVAISTSSIEDMELINIITQNYKNIDKLAFRLTEKSAIEIAKISTYDKIAVLYNNIKFYNEVKQNLKKFNKNNIVTQYKKDLECDVLIVPPNYDKKFKDQFYKSAKKVIEFEYLIDSGSLYRLKKKIEKIYNMKNEKREDNEF; this is encoded by the coding sequence ATGAAGGTAGCGATAGATAGACGAATCAGTATACCTCTTTATAAGCAGGTTGCAGATTATTTTGAAAAATTAATTAAAAACGGAATATTTAAAGAGGGAGAAAAACTTCCTACGGAAACTGAACTTGCATATGAAAATGATTTATCTAAAGGCACTGTAAAAAAAGCCTATGATTTTCTTGAAAATATGTACTATGTAAAAAGGGTTAGGGGAAGTGGCACGTTTGTAATAAGAAAATCTCAGACTTTTGATATGAATCAGGCTAATCAAATGGCTGCTGATACTTTTTCAAAGCTATCATTTATGGATATGAAGGATGTGTATAAAATAATAAAAAAGGAACTTTCTAAAAAATTTGATGTAAGCAGTATAGTAAATGTTGTATTGATAAATTCATATCCTGAGATAAAAGATATAATTTTAAAGCAGCTAGAAAAAATAAGATATGCGAGAATTACTTTAATATCAGAGGATGAAATTAAATATTTGAAAAAAGCTTCGTATGATTCATATGATATAGTAGCTATATCAACATCTAGTATAGAAGATATGGAACTTATAAATATTATTACTCAGAATTATAAAAATATAGATAAATTAGCATTTAGACTTACTGAAAAGTCAGCAATCGAAATAGCTAAAATATCGACTTATGATAAAATAGCTGTTTTATATAATAATATAAAATTTTATAATGAAGTAAAACAAAATCTAAAGAAATTTAATAAAAACAACATAGTGACTCAATATAAAAAGGATTTAGAATGTGATGTACTCATAGTTCCTCCGAATTATGATAAAAAATTTAAAGATCAATTTTATAAATCTGCAAAAAAAGTAATTGAATTTGAATATCTAATTGATAGCGGATCTCTATACAGATTAAAGAAAAAAATTGAAAAAATTTATAATATGAAAAATGAAAAGAGAGAAGATAATGAATTTTAA
- a CDS encoding GntR family transcriptional regulator, translating to MNFNLDKKSTEPVYKQIMKIINKSIDDGEFNSEKRLPTERKLSLDFNVSRGTIKKVFSELEIQGKIRKIQGKGTFPTGQSMIEKREFVIDLIRKLIDDLISLNFNEKQIKNIMINELWNWFDNTQKVTVAFIDCTEELLGKSVRQISKKCNAQVTPFLIEDIRKDSSLLMNGYDFVVTTFMHYDEVKQIINNKYLNIEKVTLNLSDKTISQVAMIKKDDSIAVIYKSFEFSKNVNENIRSLIGKEASISFNILKESEEFLNNLDSVDVVILESGYINDNTYECLYSNSEFNEKTIITFEYEMDEGSLIHLSDEIKKYWIKSVE from the coding sequence ATGAATTTTAATTTGGACAAAAAAAGTACGGAGCCTGTCTACAAACAGATAATGAAAATTATAAATAAGTCTATTGATGATGGAGAATTCAATTCTGAAAAAAGACTACCTACAGAAAGAAAGTTAAGTTTAGATTTTAATGTATCAAGAGGAACGATAAAAAAAGTATTTTCTGAGCTTGAGATTCAAGGAAAAATAAGAAAAATTCAAGGAAAAGGTACATTTCCTACAGGTCAGTCAATGATAGAAAAAAGAGAATTTGTTATTGATTTAATAAGAAAACTCATAGACGACCTTATATCATTAAATTTTAACGAAAAACAGATAAAAAATATAATGATAAATGAGTTATGGAATTGGTTTGATAATACACAAAAAGTAACTGTAGCATTTATAGATTGTACTGAAGAACTTTTAGGAAAAAGTGTAAGACAAATTTCAAAAAAGTGCAATGCACAAGTTACTCCGTTTCTTATTGAAGACATAAGAAAGGATTCTTCTTTATTGATGAATGGATATGATTTTGTGGTTACTACATTTATGCATTATGATGAAGTAAAACAAATAATTAATAATAAATATTTAAATATTGAAAAAGTAACGTTAAATCTAAGTGACAAGACTATAAGTCAGGTTGCGATGATTAAAAAAGATGATAGCATCGCTGTTATATATAAAAGTTTTGAATTCTCTAAAAACGTAAATGAAAATATAAGATCACTTATAGGAAAAGAAGCCTCAATAAGTTTTAATATATTAAAAGAATCAGAAGAATTTTTAAATAACTTAGATAGTGTAGATGTTGTAATATTAGAAAGTGGATATATAAATGACAACACATATGAATGTTTATATAGTAATAGTGAATTCAATGAAAAAACTATTATTACGTTTGAGTATGAGATGGATGAAGGTTCGCTTATACATTTAAGTGATGAAATAAAAAAATATTGGATTAAAAGTGTCGAATAA